The Ornithodoros turicata isolate Travis chromosome 7, ASM3712646v1, whole genome shotgun sequence genome includes a region encoding these proteins:
- the LOC135401666 gene encoding leucine-rich repeat and fibronectin type-III domain-containing protein 5-like isoform X2, which produces MGWEVLMGAVSLLALRPVWSCPSREFIYPCSCMQSVMGTHVMCSAVDSTNSLVVPFQYLRDYSVTRMLLTNLNLSAPGDLFWGLQMDTLKVVDSTFQLTVTCSVTNLELMRSVADMDSVASINRLQSLYIQNSTMRRFERLAALTELTQLSVDSCQVVPAGDASFIDIPSLVQLTWTNNALGTIRRSFFPRNSARLKNIDLSDNKLSSLPDDIFTSMPVLETVLLSRNAFHVLLRQPWVPVLQHIKSVHLDGNPLVCNTTCQWLVEDLADKVSGTCAAPPALAGRAINSIHSMQ; this is translated from the exons ATGGGGTGGGAAGTGCTGATGGGAGCGGTTTCCCTGCTCGCCCTGCGCCCCGTCTGGTCTTGTCCCTCGCGAGAATTCATCTACCCTTGCAGCTGCATGCAGTCCGTCATGGGAACACACGTCATGTGTTCCGCCGTGGACAGCACAAACTCCTTGGTCGTGCCCTTCCAGTATCTGAGGGATTACAGCGTGACGAGGATGCTCCTCACCAACCTCAACCTCAGCGCTCCCGGTGACCTGTTTTGGGGCCTGCAGATGGACACACTCAAGGTGGTCGATTCCACCTTCCAGTTGACGGTCACCTGCAGCGTCACCAATCTGGAGCTCATGCGTTCCGTCGCGGACATGGACTCCGTTGCGAGCATCAACAGACTGCAGTCTTTATACATACAAAACAGCACGATGCGTCGCTTCGAAAGGTTGGCAGCGCTGACGGAGCTGACTCAACTAAGTGTGGATTCGTGTCAGGTTGTTCCGGCGGGCGATGCTTCTTTCATCGACATACCGAGCCTGGTGCAGCTCACCTGGACCAATAATGCGCTCGGGACGATCCGGAGGAGTTTCTTCCCGCGGAACAGCGCTCGACTCAAGAACATTGATTTGAG CGATAACAAGCTGAGCAGTCTTCCCGACGACATCTTCACCAGCATGCCAGTGTTAGAGACGGTGCTCCTGAGCAGGAACGCGTTCCACGTCCTTCTCAGGCAACCTTGGGTCCCCGTTCTTCAACACATCAAGTCCGTCCACCTCGATG GCAACCCTCTGGTATGCAACACCACTTGCCAATGGCTCGTCGAAGACCTGGCGGACAAGGTGTCCGGCACTTGCGCCGCACCCCCGGCACTGGCAGGGAGGGCAATAAATTCCATACACAG CATGCAGTGA
- the LOC135401666 gene encoding leucine-rich repeat and fibronectin type-III domain-containing protein 5-like isoform X1 — translation MLFRWTMCRSLAFLLVIHCAAAGALYSACPNEAFIYPCKCAYTAIGFRVICAGVSSSAALRTPFLYLASYKLHTLALKNANLTVCADFFAGLDVGSIKLEDSDFRVTTGTGVGRKLLSFGRSTFESLEDKLEVLYVRRSQLDLGNTNLGPMKRLVNFSINRSRIRVLRKTWFDGLSQLRSFAMDSSEVESVEDEALSGLANVNMLVWKTSGLTHLRRNYFPPIAYELTYLDLSDNKLSSLPDDIFTSMPVLETVLLSRNAFHVLLRQPWVPVLQHIKSVHLDGNPLVCNTTCQWLVEDLADKVSGTCAAPPALAGRAINSIHSMQ, via the exons ATGCTGTTCCGCTGGACGATGTGCCGGTCGCTGGCCTTTCTGCTCGTCATACACTGTGCAGCGGCTGGAGCGCTGTACAGTGCCTGTCCCAACGAAGCCTTCATCTACCCCTGTAAATGCGCTTACACTGCCATCGGGTTCCGAGTCATCTGCGCCGGCGTCAGCAGCAGTGCCGCGCTGCGCACCCCTTTCCTCTACCTGGCCTCGTACAAGCTGCACACGCTGGCGTTGAAGAACGCCAATCTCACGGTGTGCGCCGACTTCTTCGCCGGCCTCGACGTGGGATCCATCAAGTTGGAAGACTCCGACTTCCGCGTTACCACCGGTACGGGTGTCGGCAGGAAGCTTCTCAGCTTCGGTCGCTCCACGTTCGAGAGCCTCGAAGATAAGCTGGAGGTGCTGTACGTCAGGCGTTCCCAACTGGACCTGGGAAACACGAACCTCGGACCCATGAAGAGGCTCGTCAACTTCAGCATCAACCGCAGCCGCATCCGCGTCCTGCGTAAGACGTGGTTCGACGGGCTCAGTCAGTTGCGTTCCTTCGCCATGGACAGTTCCGAGGTGGAGAGCGTGGAAGACGAGGCCCTGTCTGGCCTCGCCAACGTCAACATGCTCGTCTGGAAGACCAGTGGACTGACTCACCTGAGAAGGAATTATTTTCCCCCCATTGCGTACGAGCTCACGTACCTAGACCTCAG CGATAACAAGCTGAGCAGTCTTCCCGACGACATCTTCACCAGCATGCCAGTGTTAGAGACGGTGCTCCTGAGCAGGAACGCGTTCCACGTCCTTCTCAGGCAACCTTGGGTCCCCGTTCTTCAACACATCAAGTCCGTCCACCTCGATG GCAACCCTCTGGTATGCAACACCACTTGCCAATGGCTCGTCGAAGACCTGGCGGACAAGGTGTCCGGCACTTGCGCCGCACCCCCGGCACTGGCAGGGAGGGCAATAAATTCCATACACAG CATGCAGTGA